The following proteins come from a genomic window of Amphiura filiformis chromosome 16, Afil_fr2py, whole genome shotgun sequence:
- the LOC140172611 gene encoding uncharacterized protein — translation MGEWNNGLFGCFNNIGMCIFTCLVPCYTFGKVAESVGDDCLLCGLALLVPCLNIYALIMNRGKVRDNKGIEGGLVEDLLMYCFCGFCALMQSAQEMAVSTPLGAGESISRQ, via the coding sequence ATGGGTGAATGGAATAATGGACTCTTTGGCTGCTTCAACAACATCGGTATGTGCATCTTTACATGCCTTGTTCCTTGCTACACGTTCGGTAAAGTTGCCGAGAGCGTAGGTGATGACTGCCTTTTATGTGGTCTGGCCCTTCTGGTTCCGTGTCTAAATATCTACGCTCTTATAATGAACCGCGGGAAGGTGCGAGACAATAAGGGTATCGAGGGAGGTCTGGTAGAGGATCTGCTCATGTACTGTTTCTGTGGCTTCTGTGCTTTGATGCAGAGTGCGCAGGAGATGGCGGTTTCAACGCCGCTTGGAGCTGGAGAATCCATTTCACGTCAGTAG
- the LOC140135927 gene encoding zinc finger protein 423-like isoform X2, whose amino-acid sequence MSRRKQSKPRAVKRDSSLDGTESMEEDIKPAFIDGIPATKLLHLDIMDANQNKGIATLLTSPTSDTSSCTDQRSTHSKHSSLHPTNENSNCLSDVDAKDVGDDLVAMETDDAGIVGGDEGGVVMKDEEEGEIYKCDNCEASFTSIGEFMDHRNFDLNKDSCEGDTGKDSSEKLSCSDDDISCSDQLPLGEIDGDPDSPFMLEHKGIVGNINGSLPYPCQFCDKSFSRLSYLKRHEQVHSDKMPFKCTFCSRLFKHKRSRDRHIKLHTGDKKYRCVHCDSSFSRSDHLKIHLKTHNVSKPYPCTICNRGYTTSTALASHVQNCHKGAPPVVVKEFKCVQCSQMFATSQALQDHLTTHGTSKAKGPKATSCIYCSESFSNKQALGVHLEVAHIANKKLKCSVCYESFLSDDLLQSHMEKHCEAPNEPQTFNCPYCPKITYPSLAVLNIHLSTMHGDKPLQMHSCNQCGKEYPSLFNLSEHISAMHEQDSQDSPISPDGTSTYTCGYCTVQFSSTALLHSHVKSVHSVPNMISCDEDGNLRCPKCSLGFAGETALEDHLRNVHGVTEMPTFPSSLHCPHCGKAFPNHTLLQEHVQRSHKKPLDKMKYPCPYCIKQNLFDSIEQLQLHVEVYHKSDRAPVYLCPEGDCKAHFNSAEDLSSHLQEDHHQGGPAANKMPTTSSTASTNTLNVPSYTKANNEIKKERQTKSPLNLQKQTPPLTDGKMTPPENDESPTDRKYGCPSCHNEFSNEDQLVVHVLTHYKTMSAEFVCKDCGKSFKKPDELQKHLFEIHAHHLYKCSLCKEVFDSKVSIQVHFAVKHSNECKLFSCIKCGVVYRTEGDLLIHVKFEHLKIPQPFKCIFCCQSFSSDVEFQCHLTSHSEQYRCPFCNAPYASQESLEVHLHATHDYPSGIGPPVQPDKTKPVNGNETDKKTKGSKSAVVQESKVGVYNASKEEEGCFVCKICDQKFPLKILLEKHHLREHDIKARSATIKSEMTSSSVSPPMDLSNGSKSAKYGCDICTEQFQSKYELLKHVNSHSVLERVKSPRASPTGSVSPKPGSPTSWPCMCYVCKQPIRIETEFLSHAQQHNNEISGPGNTIRCIACLQLLNSMVELQLHARYHTQAPPITGVQELYPCYVCGKTFGSRTDVVPKLDGSGRPCFMCISCIKTSLESQFRGGQNTGVSTMQFPVDNGIYRCPTCSVKFESYEELEAHLPTHGNNKTYQCIKCQQNFATEAEIQLHVTSHVIAEGIHLECKLCNQVFDSPAKLQCHLVDHTFPDKDYRCPVCHAMFSCPIDIQAHAIEHGIESRRHKCTQCSQTFFFTAELQNHVLSHPSAEDISQFHCPECPRSFNSASNLNNHVRIHDTKEKTFKCSLCPEIFFSTADMQQHFFQMHNESEFGTQKKSFKCGQCSQSFPCLSNLQGHMRIHSDGKKFTCTDCGKVFALARNLTIHMRSHSGEKPYQCPVCDKRFARKENRKVHLKSHSGVKPFMCPHCAKMFSRKCHVREHMRTHSNTTTRVANYQCEICNETFTLSKNLRRHMRRMHIKMDEIAPAGQSQSSSSTSPDSIDGQSPSMEEMYADLDDPLEDSEENMCTEAIVSSSQDPNDAQDLSQPEKAQSE is encoded by the exons GCGATTCATCATTGGATGGTACAGAGTCAATGGAAGAAGATATCAAACCAGCCTTTATAGATGGCATACCAGCTACCAAGCTCCTCCATCTAGACATCATGGATGCCAACCAGAACAAAG GTATCGCAACTCTTCTCACATCACCAACCAGTGACACATCATCTTGTACAGACCAGAGATCCACCCATTCAAAGCACTCCAGTCTACACCCAACCAATGAAAACAGCAATTGTCTCTCTGATGTAGATGCCAAAGATGTGGGCGATGACCTAGTTGCCATGGAAACAGATGATGCTGGTATTGTTGGAGGAGATGAAGGAGGAGTAGTGATGAAAGATGAAGAGGAGGGAGAGATTTATAAATGTGATAATTGTGAAGCTTCTTTTACCAGTATTGGAGAGTTTATGGACCATAGGAACTTTGATT TGAACAAAGATTCATGTGAAGGAGACACGGGCAAGGACTCATCAGAGAAACTCTCTTGCTCAG ATGATGACATCAGCTGCAGTGACCAGCTGCCACTAGGGGAAATAGATGGAGACCCAGACTCACCATTCATGCTAGAACACAaaggcattgtgggtaatataaaTGGCTCCCTTCCATATCCATGCCAATTCTGTGACAAGTCCTTCTCACGTCTATCCTACCTCAAGCGTCACGAGCAAGTCCACAGCGACAAGATGCCGTTTAAATGCACGTTCTGCTCTCGTTTGTTCAAGCATAAAAGAAGCCGAGATCGTCATATTAAGCTACACACGGGTGACAAAAAGTACCGTTGCGTGCATTGCGACTCGTCGTTCTCACGTAGCGACCATCTGAAGATTCACCTGAAGACTCACAATGTCAGCAAACCGTATCCATGCACCATATGTAACCGTGGTTACACCACCTCAACAGCTCTTGCATCTCATGTGCAAAACTGCCACAAAGGAGCGCCACCGGTGGTTGTAAAAGAGTTCAAATGCGTTCAGTGTTCCCAGATGTTTGCTACATCCCAGGCTTTACAAGATCACTTAACCACCCATGGTACTTCCAAAGCAAAAGGACCCAAAGCTACATCTTGTATCTATTGTTCCGAGTCATTCAGTAACAAGCAAGCTTTAGGAGTGCATCTAGAGGTTGCTCACATTGCTAATAAGAAACTCAAGTGTAGCGTGTGTTATGAATCGTTTTTATCGGACGACCTTCTTCAAAGCCATATGGAGAAGCACTGCGAAGCTCCAAATGAACCACAAACATTCAACTGTCCATATTGCCCTAAAATCACGTACCCGAGTCTAGCGGTTCTTAATATTCATCTCAGTACCATGCATGGTGATAAACCATTGCAGATGCACAGTTGTAACCAATGCGGAAAGGAATATCCAAGTTTGTTTAATTTATCTGAGCATATTTCTGCGATGCATGAGCAGGACTCCCAAGATAGCCCAATCTCTCCAGATGGTACCAGTACATACACATGTGGATACTGTACCGTGCAGTTTTCATCGACAGCTCTACTGCATAGCCATGTCAAGAGTGTACACTCTGTTCCTAACATGATCTCTTGTGACGAAGACGGCAATCTTCGCTGTCCGAAATGCAGTCTGGGATTCGCGGGCGAGACAGCTTTGGAAGATCATCTACGGAATGTCCACGGTGTAACAGAAATGCCAACTTTTCCATCAAGCCTACACTGCCCTCACTGCGGCAAAGCATTCCCAAATCATACGCTACTTCAAGAACACGTCCAAAGATCTCACAAGAAACCACTAGATAAGATGAAGTACCCATGTCCCTATTGCATCAAACAGAATTTGTTTGATTCCATCGAGCAGCTGCAGCTTCATGTCGAGGTTTACCACAAGAGTGACCGTGCTCCAGTGTACCTGTGTCCTGAAGGGGATTGCAAAGCGCATTTTAACTCGGCGGAAGACTTGAGTTCTCATCTCCAAGAAGACCATCATCAAGGTGGACCTGCTGCCAACAAGATGCCAACAACATCTTCAACTGCATCTACTAATACATTGAACGTCCCTTCCTATACCAAAGCTAACAATGAAATCAAGAAAGAGAGGCAAACAAAGTCACCATTAAATCTTCAAAAGCAAACACCGCCGCTTACTGATGGCAAAATGACACCACCAGAAAATGATGAGAGCCCTACAGACCGCAAATACGGATGCCCATCGTGTCACAATGAGTTCAGCAATGAGGATCAGCTTGTTGTTCATGTCTTGACACACTACAAGACTATGTCAGCAGAGTTTGTGTGTAAAGACTGTGGTAAATCATTCAAGAAACCAGACGAACTACAAAAACATTTGTTTGAGATTCACGCCCATCATTTATACAAGTGTTCACTTTGTAAGGAGGTGTTTGACTCCAAAGTCTCTATCCAAGTCCACTTTGCTGTGAAGCACAGTAATGAATGCAAGCTATTCAGCTGTATCAAATGTGGAGTCGTCTATCGCACCGAGGGCGATCTTCTAATTCATGTCAAGTTTGAGCATCTTAAGATTCCTCAACCTTTCAAATGCATCTTTTGTTGTCAGAGCTTCTCTTCTGATGTTGAGTTCCAGTGCCACCTGACGTCACACTCGGAGCAGTATCGCTGTCCGTTCTGCAATGCCCCGTATGCTTCTCAAGAATCTTTGGAGGTGCATCTTCACGCCACTCATGATTATCCCTCTGGTATTGGACCACCTGTGCAACCAGATAAAACCAAACCAGTCAATGGTAATGAAACAGATAAGAAAACAAAAGGAAGCAAAAGTGCTGTAGTGCAAGAGTCTAAGGTGGGTGTGTATAATGCAAGTAAAGAAGAGGAAGGCTGCTTTGTGTGCAAAATTTGTGATCAGAAGTTTCCACTGAAAATCTTACTCGAGAAACATCATTTACGTGAGCATGATATCAAAGCAAGAAGCGCAACTATCAAATCTGAGATGACCTCATCTAGTGTCAGCCCACCAATGGATCTCTCCAATGGTAGTAAATCTGCTAAATATGGATGCGATATATGTACAGAGCAATTCCAATCAAAATATGAACTCTTGAAACATGTTAACAGTCACTCGGTTTTGGAGAGAGTCAAGTCTCCAAGAGCTTCACCAACAGGGAGTGTTAGTCCCAAACCAGGAAGTCCTACTTCATGGCCTTGTATGTGTTATGTATGCAAGCAACCTATCAGGATTGAAACAGAGTTCTTAAGCCATGCTCAACAGCACAATAACGAGATATCGGGACCGGGAAATACAATACGTTGTATCGCTTGTCTTCAGCTTCTCAACTCCATGGTTGAGCTACAGTTGCATGCTCGCTATCACACACAAGCGCCACCAATCACTGGTGTACAGGAACTTTACCCATGTTATGTTTGTGGAAAGACATTTGGGTCCAGAACTGATGTTGTACCAAAGTTAGATGGGAGTGGCCGCCCGTGCTTTATGTGTATATCATGTATAAAGACTTCACTGGAATCTCAGTTTAGAGGAGGTCAAAACACTGGTGTTTCAACCATGCAGTTTCCAGTAGATAATGGTATCTACAGATGTCCAACATGCTCAGTCAAATTTGAATCTTATGAAGAACTGGAAGCACATCTTCCCACACACGGCAACAACAAGACTTATCAATGCATCAAATGCCAGCAGAACTTTGCCACTGAAGCAGAAATTCAGCTCCATGTGACAAGCCATGTGATCGCAGAAGGCATCCATCTGGAATGCAAACTCTGTAATCAGGTCTTTGATTCACCTGCTAAGCTGCAATGCCATCTGGTAGACCACACCTTTCCAGACAAAGACTATAGATGTCCAGTATGTCATGCCATGTTTAGCTGTCCGATAGACATTCAAGCTCATGCTATAGAACATGGCATCGAGTCTAGGCGTCACAAATGTACGCAATGCTCGCAAACGTTCTTCTTCACAGCTGAGCTTCAAAATCATGTTTTATCACATCCAAGCGCAGAGGATATAAGTCAGTTTCACTGTCCGGAATGTCCACGATCATTTAATTCAGCTTCTAACTTGAACAATCACGTAAGAATTCATGATACCAAAGAAAAAACTTTCAAATGTTCTCTATGTCCAGAGATTTTCTTCTCGACAGCCGATATGCAGcagcatttttttcaaatgcaTAACGAGTCGGAATTTGGAACTCAAAAGAAATCTTTCAAGTGTGGACAGTGTAGCCAAAGTTTTCCATGTTTAAGTAATCTACAGGGCCACATGCGTATCCATAGTGATGGTAAAAAGTTTACCTGTACAGACTGCGGTAAAGTTTTTGCTCTTGCACGCAATTTGACAATTCATATGCGATCACACAGTGGTGAGAAACCGTACCAATGCCCAGTATGTGACAAACGTTTTGCTCGCAAAGAAAACCGTAAAGTACACCTCAAATCCCACTCAGGCGTGAAACCCTTCATGTGTCCACACTGCGCAAAGATGTTCTCACGCAAATGCCACGTGCGTGAACACATGCGTACGCATTCCAATACCACCACACGAGTCGCCAACTATCAGTGCGAGATTTGCAATGAGACATTCACTCTGTCGAAAAATTTGCGTAGACACATGCGACGTATGCATATTAAGATGGATGAGATAGCACCCGCAGGACAGAGCCAAAGTAGTTCCTCGACTTCTCCTGATAGCATAGATGGACAATCGCCATCCATGGAAGAAATGTACGCAGATCTTGATGACCCATTGGAAGACAGTGAGGAGAACATGTGTACTGAAGCTATTGTAAGCAGTAGTCAGGATCCTAATGATGCGCAAGATCTGAGTCAACCTGAGAAAGCCCAAAGTGAATAA
- the LOC140135927 gene encoding zinc finger protein 423-like isoform X1, with the protein MSRRKQSKPRAVKRDSSLDGTESMEEDIKPAFIDGIPATKLLHLDIMDANQNKGIATLLTSPTSDTSSCTDQRSTHSKHSSLHPTNENSNCLSDVDAKDVGDDLVAMETDDAGIVGGDEGGVVMKDEEEGEIYKCDNCEASFTSIGEFMDHRNFDCESVNKDSCEGDTGKDSSEKLSCSDDDISCSDQLPLGEIDGDPDSPFMLEHKGIVGNINGSLPYPCQFCDKSFSRLSYLKRHEQVHSDKMPFKCTFCSRLFKHKRSRDRHIKLHTGDKKYRCVHCDSSFSRSDHLKIHLKTHNVSKPYPCTICNRGYTTSTALASHVQNCHKGAPPVVVKEFKCVQCSQMFATSQALQDHLTTHGTSKAKGPKATSCIYCSESFSNKQALGVHLEVAHIANKKLKCSVCYESFLSDDLLQSHMEKHCEAPNEPQTFNCPYCPKITYPSLAVLNIHLSTMHGDKPLQMHSCNQCGKEYPSLFNLSEHISAMHEQDSQDSPISPDGTSTYTCGYCTVQFSSTALLHSHVKSVHSVPNMISCDEDGNLRCPKCSLGFAGETALEDHLRNVHGVTEMPTFPSSLHCPHCGKAFPNHTLLQEHVQRSHKKPLDKMKYPCPYCIKQNLFDSIEQLQLHVEVYHKSDRAPVYLCPEGDCKAHFNSAEDLSSHLQEDHHQGGPAANKMPTTSSTASTNTLNVPSYTKANNEIKKERQTKSPLNLQKQTPPLTDGKMTPPENDESPTDRKYGCPSCHNEFSNEDQLVVHVLTHYKTMSAEFVCKDCGKSFKKPDELQKHLFEIHAHHLYKCSLCKEVFDSKVSIQVHFAVKHSNECKLFSCIKCGVVYRTEGDLLIHVKFEHLKIPQPFKCIFCCQSFSSDVEFQCHLTSHSEQYRCPFCNAPYASQESLEVHLHATHDYPSGIGPPVQPDKTKPVNGNETDKKTKGSKSAVVQESKVGVYNASKEEEGCFVCKICDQKFPLKILLEKHHLREHDIKARSATIKSEMTSSSVSPPMDLSNGSKSAKYGCDICTEQFQSKYELLKHVNSHSVLERVKSPRASPTGSVSPKPGSPTSWPCMCYVCKQPIRIETEFLSHAQQHNNEISGPGNTIRCIACLQLLNSMVELQLHARYHTQAPPITGVQELYPCYVCGKTFGSRTDVVPKLDGSGRPCFMCISCIKTSLESQFRGGQNTGVSTMQFPVDNGIYRCPTCSVKFESYEELEAHLPTHGNNKTYQCIKCQQNFATEAEIQLHVTSHVIAEGIHLECKLCNQVFDSPAKLQCHLVDHTFPDKDYRCPVCHAMFSCPIDIQAHAIEHGIESRRHKCTQCSQTFFFTAELQNHVLSHPSAEDISQFHCPECPRSFNSASNLNNHVRIHDTKEKTFKCSLCPEIFFSTADMQQHFFQMHNESEFGTQKKSFKCGQCSQSFPCLSNLQGHMRIHSDGKKFTCTDCGKVFALARNLTIHMRSHSGEKPYQCPVCDKRFARKENRKVHLKSHSGVKPFMCPHCAKMFSRKCHVREHMRTHSNTTTRVANYQCEICNETFTLSKNLRRHMRRMHIKMDEIAPAGQSQSSSSTSPDSIDGQSPSMEEMYADLDDPLEDSEENMCTEAIVSSSQDPNDAQDLSQPEKAQSE; encoded by the exons GCGATTCATCATTGGATGGTACAGAGTCAATGGAAGAAGATATCAAACCAGCCTTTATAGATGGCATACCAGCTACCAAGCTCCTCCATCTAGACATCATGGATGCCAACCAGAACAAAG GTATCGCAACTCTTCTCACATCACCAACCAGTGACACATCATCTTGTACAGACCAGAGATCCACCCATTCAAAGCACTCCAGTCTACACCCAACCAATGAAAACAGCAATTGTCTCTCTGATGTAGATGCCAAAGATGTGGGCGATGACCTAGTTGCCATGGAAACAGATGATGCTGGTATTGTTGGAGGAGATGAAGGAGGAGTAGTGATGAAAGATGAAGAGGAGGGAGAGATTTATAAATGTGATAATTGTGAAGCTTCTTTTACCAGTATTGGAGAGTTTATGGACCATAGGAACTTTGATTGTGAGTCAG TGAACAAAGATTCATGTGAAGGAGACACGGGCAAGGACTCATCAGAGAAACTCTCTTGCTCAG ATGATGACATCAGCTGCAGTGACCAGCTGCCACTAGGGGAAATAGATGGAGACCCAGACTCACCATTCATGCTAGAACACAaaggcattgtgggtaatataaaTGGCTCCCTTCCATATCCATGCCAATTCTGTGACAAGTCCTTCTCACGTCTATCCTACCTCAAGCGTCACGAGCAAGTCCACAGCGACAAGATGCCGTTTAAATGCACGTTCTGCTCTCGTTTGTTCAAGCATAAAAGAAGCCGAGATCGTCATATTAAGCTACACACGGGTGACAAAAAGTACCGTTGCGTGCATTGCGACTCGTCGTTCTCACGTAGCGACCATCTGAAGATTCACCTGAAGACTCACAATGTCAGCAAACCGTATCCATGCACCATATGTAACCGTGGTTACACCACCTCAACAGCTCTTGCATCTCATGTGCAAAACTGCCACAAAGGAGCGCCACCGGTGGTTGTAAAAGAGTTCAAATGCGTTCAGTGTTCCCAGATGTTTGCTACATCCCAGGCTTTACAAGATCACTTAACCACCCATGGTACTTCCAAAGCAAAAGGACCCAAAGCTACATCTTGTATCTATTGTTCCGAGTCATTCAGTAACAAGCAAGCTTTAGGAGTGCATCTAGAGGTTGCTCACATTGCTAATAAGAAACTCAAGTGTAGCGTGTGTTATGAATCGTTTTTATCGGACGACCTTCTTCAAAGCCATATGGAGAAGCACTGCGAAGCTCCAAATGAACCACAAACATTCAACTGTCCATATTGCCCTAAAATCACGTACCCGAGTCTAGCGGTTCTTAATATTCATCTCAGTACCATGCATGGTGATAAACCATTGCAGATGCACAGTTGTAACCAATGCGGAAAGGAATATCCAAGTTTGTTTAATTTATCTGAGCATATTTCTGCGATGCATGAGCAGGACTCCCAAGATAGCCCAATCTCTCCAGATGGTACCAGTACATACACATGTGGATACTGTACCGTGCAGTTTTCATCGACAGCTCTACTGCATAGCCATGTCAAGAGTGTACACTCTGTTCCTAACATGATCTCTTGTGACGAAGACGGCAATCTTCGCTGTCCGAAATGCAGTCTGGGATTCGCGGGCGAGACAGCTTTGGAAGATCATCTACGGAATGTCCACGGTGTAACAGAAATGCCAACTTTTCCATCAAGCCTACACTGCCCTCACTGCGGCAAAGCATTCCCAAATCATACGCTACTTCAAGAACACGTCCAAAGATCTCACAAGAAACCACTAGATAAGATGAAGTACCCATGTCCCTATTGCATCAAACAGAATTTGTTTGATTCCATCGAGCAGCTGCAGCTTCATGTCGAGGTTTACCACAAGAGTGACCGTGCTCCAGTGTACCTGTGTCCTGAAGGGGATTGCAAAGCGCATTTTAACTCGGCGGAAGACTTGAGTTCTCATCTCCAAGAAGACCATCATCAAGGTGGACCTGCTGCCAACAAGATGCCAACAACATCTTCAACTGCATCTACTAATACATTGAACGTCCCTTCCTATACCAAAGCTAACAATGAAATCAAGAAAGAGAGGCAAACAAAGTCACCATTAAATCTTCAAAAGCAAACACCGCCGCTTACTGATGGCAAAATGACACCACCAGAAAATGATGAGAGCCCTACAGACCGCAAATACGGATGCCCATCGTGTCACAATGAGTTCAGCAATGAGGATCAGCTTGTTGTTCATGTCTTGACACACTACAAGACTATGTCAGCAGAGTTTGTGTGTAAAGACTGTGGTAAATCATTCAAGAAACCAGACGAACTACAAAAACATTTGTTTGAGATTCACGCCCATCATTTATACAAGTGTTCACTTTGTAAGGAGGTGTTTGACTCCAAAGTCTCTATCCAAGTCCACTTTGCTGTGAAGCACAGTAATGAATGCAAGCTATTCAGCTGTATCAAATGTGGAGTCGTCTATCGCACCGAGGGCGATCTTCTAATTCATGTCAAGTTTGAGCATCTTAAGATTCCTCAACCTTTCAAATGCATCTTTTGTTGTCAGAGCTTCTCTTCTGATGTTGAGTTCCAGTGCCACCTGACGTCACACTCGGAGCAGTATCGCTGTCCGTTCTGCAATGCCCCGTATGCTTCTCAAGAATCTTTGGAGGTGCATCTTCACGCCACTCATGATTATCCCTCTGGTATTGGACCACCTGTGCAACCAGATAAAACCAAACCAGTCAATGGTAATGAAACAGATAAGAAAACAAAAGGAAGCAAAAGTGCTGTAGTGCAAGAGTCTAAGGTGGGTGTGTATAATGCAAGTAAAGAAGAGGAAGGCTGCTTTGTGTGCAAAATTTGTGATCAGAAGTTTCCACTGAAAATCTTACTCGAGAAACATCATTTACGTGAGCATGATATCAAAGCAAGAAGCGCAACTATCAAATCTGAGATGACCTCATCTAGTGTCAGCCCACCAATGGATCTCTCCAATGGTAGTAAATCTGCTAAATATGGATGCGATATATGTACAGAGCAATTCCAATCAAAATATGAACTCTTGAAACATGTTAACAGTCACTCGGTTTTGGAGAGAGTCAAGTCTCCAAGAGCTTCACCAACAGGGAGTGTTAGTCCCAAACCAGGAAGTCCTACTTCATGGCCTTGTATGTGTTATGTATGCAAGCAACCTATCAGGATTGAAACAGAGTTCTTAAGCCATGCTCAACAGCACAATAACGAGATATCGGGACCGGGAAATACAATACGTTGTATCGCTTGTCTTCAGCTTCTCAACTCCATGGTTGAGCTACAGTTGCATGCTCGCTATCACACACAAGCGCCACCAATCACTGGTGTACAGGAACTTTACCCATGTTATGTTTGTGGAAAGACATTTGGGTCCAGAACTGATGTTGTACCAAAGTTAGATGGGAGTGGCCGCCCGTGCTTTATGTGTATATCATGTATAAAGACTTCACTGGAATCTCAGTTTAGAGGAGGTCAAAACACTGGTGTTTCAACCATGCAGTTTCCAGTAGATAATGGTATCTACAGATGTCCAACATGCTCAGTCAAATTTGAATCTTATGAAGAACTGGAAGCACATCTTCCCACACACGGCAACAACAAGACTTATCAATGCATCAAATGCCAGCAGAACTTTGCCACTGAAGCAGAAATTCAGCTCCATGTGACAAGCCATGTGATCGCAGAAGGCATCCATCTGGAATGCAAACTCTGTAATCAGGTCTTTGATTCACCTGCTAAGCTGCAATGCCATCTGGTAGACCACACCTTTCCAGACAAAGACTATAGATGTCCAGTATGTCATGCCATGTTTAGCTGTCCGATAGACATTCAAGCTCATGCTATAGAACATGGCATCGAGTCTAGGCGTCACAAATGTACGCAATGCTCGCAAACGTTCTTCTTCACAGCTGAGCTTCAAAATCATGTTTTATCACATCCAAGCGCAGAGGATATAAGTCAGTTTCACTGTCCGGAATGTCCACGATCATTTAATTCAGCTTCTAACTTGAACAATCACGTAAGAATTCATGATACCAAAGAAAAAACTTTCAAATGTTCTCTATGTCCAGAGATTTTCTTCTCGACAGCCGATATGCAGcagcatttttttcaaatgcaTAACGAGTCGGAATTTGGAACTCAAAAGAAATCTTTCAAGTGTGGACAGTGTAGCCAAAGTTTTCCATGTTTAAGTAATCTACAGGGCCACATGCGTATCCATAGTGATGGTAAAAAGTTTACCTGTACAGACTGCGGTAAAGTTTTTGCTCTTGCACGCAATTTGACAATTCATATGCGATCACACAGTGGTGAGAAACCGTACCAATGCCCAGTATGTGACAAACGTTTTGCTCGCAAAGAAAACCGTAAAGTACACCTCAAATCCCACTCAGGCGTGAAACCCTTCATGTGTCCACACTGCGCAAAGATGTTCTCACGCAAATGCCACGTGCGTGAACACATGCGTACGCATTCCAATACCACCACACGAGTCGCCAACTATCAGTGCGAGATTTGCAATGAGACATTCACTCTGTCGAAAAATTTGCGTAGACACATGCGACGTATGCATATTAAGATGGATGAGATAGCACCCGCAGGACAGAGCCAAAGTAGTTCCTCGACTTCTCCTGATAGCATAGATGGACAATCGCCATCCATGGAAGAAATGTACGCAGATCTTGATGACCCATTGGAAGACAGTGAGGAGAACATGTGTACTGAAGCTATTGTAAGCAGTAGTCAGGATCCTAATGATGCGCAAGATCTGAGTCAACCTGAGAAAGCCCAAAGTGAATAA